The proteins below come from a single Zea mays cultivar B73 chromosome 8, Zm-B73-REFERENCE-NAM-5.0, whole genome shotgun sequence genomic window:
- the LOC100280263 gene encoding protein DETOXIFICATION 33 isoform X1, with amino-acid sequence MVARLVHRLTPPRTSSYASEQMAPAAGTVASSRHKKWSDECRNLWRVAGPVILTGIFQFLLGFVTTAFVGHIGKVELAAVSIVNGVVEGLAFGLLLGMGSALETLCGQAVGAGQLQMLGVYMQRSWIICLATSLALLPLYVFTSPLLRMLRQSADISAVAGRYARWCVPQLFAYAVNFPIQKFYQAQSRVWAMTAISGAALAVHALLSWLVVARLGRGLAGAAVVGDVSWWLVNVAQFVYLVGGSFPDAWTGFSRKAFDSLGGFVRLSVASAVMLCLEMWYYTAVLILVGCLKNPEIQVDAISICMNYQLWTLMVAVGFNAAVSVRVSNELGANHPKAARFSVVVATVTSAAVGVVFTAVALAARKQMPRLFTGDDVVVRETAKLGYLLAATIFLNSVQPVLSGVAIGAGWQSLVAFVNVGSYYLVGLPLAAVFGFKLKLNATVRQAWDLGGSVDRNGITDCDSVRNTQQNQVAKRGYASRREDTGVGRKCRAATYSRNGAK; translated from the exons ATGGTAGCTCGTCTTGTGCATCGACTCACGCCACCACGCACCTCCTCGTACGCGTCCGAGCAGATGGCGCCGGCTGCGGGGACGGTGGCCAGCAGCAGGCACAAGAAGTGGTCGGACGAGTGCAGGAACCTGTGGCGCGTCGCGGGGCCGGTGATCCTGACCGGGATCTTCCAGTTCCTGCTCGGCTTCGTCACCACGGCCTTCGTCGGCCACATCGGCAAGGTCGAGCTCGCTGCTGTCTCCATCGTCAACGGCGTCGTCGAGGGCCTCGCCTTCGGCCTCCTG CTTGGCATGGGGAGCGCGCTGGAGACCCTGTGCGGGCAGGCCGTGGGCGCCGGGCAGCTCCAGATGCTGGGGGTGTACATGCAACGCTCCTGGATCATCTGCCTCGCCACCTCCCTCGCCCTGCTCCCGCTCTACGTCTTCACGTCCCCTCTCCTCCGCATGCTCCGGCAGTCCGCGGACATCTCGGCGGTGGCGGGGCGGTACGCGCGCTGGTGCGTGCCGCAGCTGTTCGCGTACGCCGTCAACTTCCCCATCCAGAAGTTCTACCAGGCGCAGAGCAGGGTGTGGGCCATGACGGCCATCTCGGGCGCCGCGCTCGCCGTGCACGCGCTGCTCAGCTGGCTCGTCGTGGCCAGGCTCGGGCGCGGCCTGGCCGGCGCcgccgtcgtcggcgacgtctcCTGGTGGCTCGTCAACGTCGCGCAGTTCGTCTACCTCGTCGGCGGCTCCTTCCCCGACGCATggacagggttctcgcgcaaggcGTTCGACAGCCTCGGCGGCTTCGTCAGGCTCTCCGTCGCCTCGGCCGTCATGCTGTG CCTAGAGATGTGGTATTATACGGCAGTGCTCATTCTGGTGGGATGCCTGAAGAACCCAGAGATTCAAGTCGATGCGATTTCCATATG CATGAACTACCAGCTTTGGACACTGATGGTTGCTGTTGGCTTCAACGCTGCAGTAAG TGTTCGCGTGTCGAACGAGCTCGGCGCCAACCACCCAAAGGCGGCCAGGTTTTCCGTGGTCGTCGCCACCGTCACGTCGGCCGCCGTCGGGGTGGTCTTCACGGCCGTCGCTCTGGCGGCGAGGAAGCAGATGCCTCGGCTTTTCACCGGCGACGACGTGGTCGTCAGGGAGACCGCCAAGCTAGGGTACCTCCTAGCCGCTACCATATTCCTCAACAGCGTCCAGCCGGTGCTGTCAG GCGTGGCGATCGGTGCCGGGTGGCAGTCCTTGGTCGCGTTCGTCAACGTCGGCAGCTACTACCTCGTTGGCCTGCCCCTCGCGGCCGTGTTTGgcttcaagctgaagctcaatGCTACGGTAAGACAAGCAT GGGATTTGGGTGGGAGTGTTGATCGGAACGGTATTACAGACTGTGATTCTGTTCGTAATACTCAGCAGAACCAAGTGGCAAAAAGAG GCTATGCTAGCAGAAGAGAGGATACGGGAGTGGGGAGGAAATGTCGAGCTGCCACATACTCAAGAAACGGGGCCAAGTGA
- the LOC100280263 gene encoding Protein DETOXIFICATION 33: MAPAAGTVASSRHKKWSDECRNLWRVAGPVILTGIFQFLLGFVTTAFVGHIGKVELAAVSIVNGVVEGLAFGLLLGMGSALETLCGQAVGAGQLQMLGVYMQRSWIICLATSLALLPLYVFTSPLLRMLRQSADISAVAGRYARWCVPQLFAYAVNFPIQKFYQAQSRVWAMTAISGAALAVHALLSWLVVARLGRGLAGAAVVGDVSWWLVNVAQFVYLVGGSFPDAWTGFSRKAFDSLGGFVRLSVASAVMLCLEMWYYTAVLILVGCLKNPEIQVDAISICMNYQLWTLMVAVGFNAAVSVRVSNELGANHPKAARFSVVVATVTSAAVGVVFTAVALAARKQMPRLFTGDDVVVRETAKLGYLLAATIFLNSVQPVLSGVAIGAGWQSLVAFVNVGSYYLVGLPLAAVFGFKLKLNATGIWVGVLIGTVLQTVILFVILSRTKWQKEAMLAEERIREWGGNVELPHTQETGPSESTAAPDARKGPK, encoded by the exons ATGGCGCCGGCTGCGGGGACGGTGGCCAGCAGCAGGCACAAGAAGTGGTCGGACGAGTGCAGGAACCTGTGGCGCGTCGCGGGGCCGGTGATCCTGACCGGGATCTTCCAGTTCCTGCTCGGCTTCGTCACCACGGCCTTCGTCGGCCACATCGGCAAGGTCGAGCTCGCTGCTGTCTCCATCGTCAACGGCGTCGTCGAGGGCCTCGCCTTCGGCCTCCTG CTTGGCATGGGGAGCGCGCTGGAGACCCTGTGCGGGCAGGCCGTGGGCGCCGGGCAGCTCCAGATGCTGGGGGTGTACATGCAACGCTCCTGGATCATCTGCCTCGCCACCTCCCTCGCCCTGCTCCCGCTCTACGTCTTCACGTCCCCTCTCCTCCGCATGCTCCGGCAGTCCGCGGACATCTCGGCGGTGGCGGGGCGGTACGCGCGCTGGTGCGTGCCGCAGCTGTTCGCGTACGCCGTCAACTTCCCCATCCAGAAGTTCTACCAGGCGCAGAGCAGGGTGTGGGCCATGACGGCCATCTCGGGCGCCGCGCTCGCCGTGCACGCGCTGCTCAGCTGGCTCGTCGTGGCCAGGCTCGGGCGCGGCCTGGCCGGCGCcgccgtcgtcggcgacgtctcCTGGTGGCTCGTCAACGTCGCGCAGTTCGTCTACCTCGTCGGCGGCTCCTTCCCCGACGCATggacagggttctcgcgcaaggcGTTCGACAGCCTCGGCGGCTTCGTCAGGCTCTCCGTCGCCTCGGCCGTCATGCTGTG CCTAGAGATGTGGTATTATACGGCAGTGCTCATTCTGGTGGGATGCCTGAAGAACCCAGAGATTCAAGTCGATGCGATTTCCATATG CATGAACTACCAGCTTTGGACACTGATGGTTGCTGTTGGCTTCAACGCTGCAGTAAG TGTTCGCGTGTCGAACGAGCTCGGCGCCAACCACCCAAAGGCGGCCAGGTTTTCCGTGGTCGTCGCCACCGTCACGTCGGCCGCCGTCGGGGTGGTCTTCACGGCCGTCGCTCTGGCGGCGAGGAAGCAGATGCCTCGGCTTTTCACCGGCGACGACGTGGTCGTCAGGGAGACCGCCAAGCTAGGGTACCTCCTAGCCGCTACCATATTCCTCAACAGCGTCCAGCCGGTGCTGTCAG GCGTGGCGATCGGTGCCGGGTGGCAGTCCTTGGTCGCGTTCGTCAACGTCGGCAGCTACTACCTCGTTGGCCTGCCCCTCGCGGCCGTGTTTGgcttcaagctgaagctcaatGCTACG GGGATTTGGGTGGGAGTGTTGATCGGAACGGTATTACAGACTGTGATTCTGTTCGTAATACTCAGCAGAACCAAGTGGCAAAAAGAG GCTATGCTAGCAGAAGAGAGGATACGGGAGTGGGGAGGAAATGTCGAGCTGCCACATACTCAAGAAACGGGGCCAAGTGAAAGCACTGCCGCGCCAGACGCAAGAAAGGGGCCCAAGTGA